The Sulfitobacter indolifex genome contains the following window.
CCGTACAGACAGTTGAAGCGCAGGCCGACCGTGAATTGACCCGCATCGTCGCGCAGGAACGCGCTGAATTGCCCCGTGAAGACCTGCTCTCGGTTGATGCAGCCGAAGAATAGGCCAATTTATCAAAAACGGGTCTTGCACCCCGGGCCAGAGAACTCTAATTAGCGCCCTGTGTTGGGATGTAGCCAAGTGGTAAGGCAACTGTTTTTGGTACAGTGTACCGTAGGTTCGAATCCTACCATCCCAGCCAACACACCCGAAAATCGCATAGCTCCTAATAGGATAGCCGTTGATTAAGCGGCCAGCCTCCCGGCTCCACATCGTGGTGGCTTACAAACTGGCTCACATCGGCCGGGATGCAGGCCAAGTGACTCGCGAAGGAAGTAGGAACTTCATCTCGTTCGCGAAAACGGGGCTTTCTACTTTCGAAGACGCTGGGCGACGTCATTGTGAAAAATGGTGCCCCAGAATTTTCGTCTGTCTCTCTTTGAACAAATATCCTCTCCGAAGCAGAAAAGGCGGCTGAGCTGCTTACCGCTGTGGAAGCAGGAGAACGAAACATGCTGATGGAACTTCAGGGGTCGCCAGTAAACTCGGACGCATCAAGGAGATGCTGAAGGAGCTTGTGCGTCAGGCCTGTGTGTGATGCGCCCCCCGCGGCACGCTCCATGGTGCAGAGGCAGTTTTTGAACAACTTTGAAAGTCTGATTATTTGAGGGTTGGTGGGAGTAATGATGGTATCCCGCCTTCGCAAGCACCTCGTTGCAAGGAGCCGCGACCTTGCCTATGCCCGCTCGCAAGTTATATCGCGCTGAGGAGGGGCATCAATGCTTTCAAATATGGACGAACGGCTGATGTTTCTTAAGGTCGGGGGCAGAGTTGCATCTTTGATCGAGACCCGTGCTTGGCATGGGCATCCGCTGGGCGCACCTCAGGACTGGCCGCAGAGCCTCAAGACAGCGCTTCAGATCATATTGGCCTCCCCCTCGCCTACTTTTATTTGCTGGGGGCCTGAACAGTTCCTGTTCTATAACGACGCCTTTGCCCCCCTACTGGGTGCGGCACATCCAAAGGCTTTGGCGGAGCCTGCGATGCAGAGCCTGAAGGGCATGTGGCCTGACCTGCCTTCGGCCTTGGCACAGGTTGTAGATCAGGGTCAGGCACTCCGCCTGGCGACGGCGACGGCCCGCTCTCCCGATCGCCAGTCCGCCAGGGGTGCGCTGTCTCTCAGCCCGTTAGCAGATGATCAGGGTCGGCCGCGGGCGGTGCTTTGCACTGTCCTCGACGTGCAACCAGAGCCCTTCAACGCGAATGGGTCCGACGACCTGCAAACATTGCAGCACAGGCTGCTGGAGCTGACCCTTCAGGAGCGGCCGCTAAAGGTGATCCTCGACGAGCTGATGCGCGCGGTCCAAACGTTTATCGGCGAAGACTCCCCTTGTTCGATCCTTTTGACTGACAAGGAAGGCACTAGGCTTTCCCACGGCGCTGCGATCGGGCTGGCTGAGGACTATACCGTCGCCATTGACGGGTTGGAGATTGGGCCGGCGGCCGGATCTTGCGGGACGGCGGCACATCGCAAGTCGTCGGTCGCCGTGGCCGACATTGCCCAAGACAGTTTATGGGTGGATTTTCGGGACTTGGCGCTCGCCCACGACCTGCGCGCTTGCTGGTCCCATCCCGTTGTCGGGACCGGGGGCAAGTTGCTGGGGACATTTGCAACTTACAGACGGGATCCCGGACTGCCAACTGCGCCCCAAGACGATTTTCTTGATCTGGTGGCTCAGATCACTGCTCTGGTCCTCGAACGCTATGCAGCCCAAGAAGCGCTAAACGATCAAAGCCGACTGCTCGAAACCTTGAACCGCACCGGCGCTGGTGTTGCGGCCGAATTGGACCAAGAAGCACTGGTGCAGATGGTCACCGATGCTGGCGTCGACCTCACAGGCGCACAGTTCGGTGCGTTCTTCTACAATATCACCGATGGGTCGGGCGAAAGCTATATGCTCTATTCTCTGTCCGGCGTCGACAGGTCGGCCTTCAGCAAGTTCCCGATGCCGCGCAATACCAAGATTTTCGCACCAACTTTCGCCGGAGACGGCGTTGTTCGGTCTGACGACATTACAGCCGACCCGCGCTATGGCCAGAATGCGCCGCATCGGGGCATGCCAGAAGGGCATCTGCCCGTCCGCAGCTACTTAGCCGTTCCGGTGGTATCGCGGTCGGGTGAGGTGCTGGGTGGCTTGTTCTTCGGCCATGAAAAATCCAGACAGTTCTCGGTTCATCATGAAAGGCTTATGGATGGGCTCGCGGGTCAGGCATCTATCGCGCTGGACAACGCGCGTCTCTACAGCTCAGCGCATAACGAGCTCGAAGTGCGGCGCCGAGCTGAGGAAGAACTGATCCAGATTAAGAGCGATTTGGAGCTGGCGCATGAACGGATCGATTTGGCCTTGGAGGCCGGTGCCATCATCGGCACTTGGATATGGAATATCCCGGAGGATATCGTCACCGCTGACGAACGTTTTGCAAAGTCCTTTGGACTATCAGTTGACCGCTGCC
Protein-coding sequences here:
- a CDS encoding GAF domain-containing protein is translated as MLSNMDERLMFLKVGGRVASLIETRAWHGHPLGAPQDWPQSLKTALQIILASPSPTFICWGPEQFLFYNDAFAPLLGAAHPKALAEPAMQSLKGMWPDLPSALAQVVDQGQALRLATATARSPDRQSARGALSLSPLADDQGRPRAVLCTVLDVQPEPFNANGSDDLQTLQHRLLELTLQERPLKVILDELMRAVQTFIGEDSPCSILLTDKEGTRLSHGAAIGLAEDYTVAIDGLEIGPAAGSCGTAAHRKSSVAVADIAQDSLWVDFRDLALAHDLRACWSHPVVGTGGKLLGTFATYRRDPGLPTAPQDDFLDLVAQITALVLERYAAQEALNDQSRLLETLNRTGAGVAAELDQEALVQMVTDAGVDLTGAQFGAFFYNITDGSGESYMLYSLSGVDRSAFSKFPMPRNTKIFAPTFAGDGVVRSDDITADPRYGQNAPHRGMPEGHLPVRSYLAVPVVSRSGEVLGGLFFGHEKSRQFSVHHERLMDGLAGQASIALDNARLYSSAHNELEVRRRAEEELIQIKSDLELAHERIDLALEAGAIIGTWIWNIPEDIVTADERFAKSFGLSVDRCREGMPIADVAASVHPEDWEQVQTKIEESVRVGGTYRAEYRSKHADGCYRWVEASGHCEHDSAGQAIRFPGVLIDIQQRRQIESDLKRREADLALLLDATADGFYAVDKGGYTTRCNAAFLRMLGFDKEEDVIGKQLHDIIHHSHVDGSPYPHKDCPIYHVASTGEMAHVDDEVFYRTDGTSFPVEYWVRPVIWQGELQGAVCNILDISERKQAEEAQQLLMRELNHRVKNLFSITAGMIKMTARHAINVEEMSSSLTGRVMALARAHELISSSITSRQNHEAPSSLHSLIEVVLEPYIEGRPGVLDLTGPPVELGPTSTTGFALILHEMATNAAKYGALSAANGKLRVAWNLADDVLTMNWTETGGPELAGPPQQTGFGSQLARLSATGQLGGGIEHVWHQSGLKVRLTAAGDRLAQ